A window of Plasmodium brasilianum strain Bolivian I chromosome 8, whole genome shotgun sequence contains these coding sequences:
- a CDS encoding transporter, which produces MMNSYADDNVQVMNNSDDVLQNAEMNDSTSGHNVNDGYRNNNNVDDEYRNGGSYYEKENYQAGYDVDNNHRNDSNDRNDLAQGACGDNYMYDMNFNNNSNKELLLNVDKKKKKNKYDNMFNVKNEKKGEEIKDIPYCSFNNFEEGALGIGGAAGVGAAAMIMNNEEDLNESNDYNSFNKEKLKKMDRKKKKILEKNKKKKKEDSNNNNNSTLDDKKFSEVYNSIYENLKKKKEIKQNNNEGNYTNKNDYYEINYNSSDQVNSVSSVDDDSLFNDDVLKKYIIDEIKKYYINRFYELIFAILLIVDNIQVNISNLIDIDNNGIDFLSKKYDLKINEKAKRKFLTLHQFFFDASFIVVNPLIIFIMYLFSNFFNDIYLRDVFVYLSSFIFAVITIITLVVYASGLEQAERSLRRNSTNDHNYQSQNTVDSIEDGNEEKDYNNENDFERYYEKQNNKNEKYVTYNNYPNIYNDQTKKYLTDRSHVEYDHYNNNNELSLNDQYKKQFSELYNNILRIKNEKTLLFYICSLSYLNSVEDIMILMLIPLTSIYVSEFFYINNIFLQVVVAVILISLTKCFENISYYSNKKNIIALKDIFIGIILSGASLLLSLNLQKYVKESKSDIYNFVGLFMSFVNLIFVILTSFFLSILDNFVINYIIHNYVNSICNWCLTVILYFFMIIFLLVFDNFISRFDTLIVINYLHVGMNV; this is translated from the exons ATGATGAATTCATACGCAGACGATAATGTACAAGTTATGAACAATTCAGATGATGTACTTCAAAACGCAGAAATGAATGATTCGACTTCAGGTCACAATGTGAATGATGgttatagaaataataataatgtagatGATGAATATAGGAATGGAGGGAGTTActatgaaaaggaaaattaccAAGCAGGATACGATGTAGATAATAATCATAGAAATGATTCTAATGATCGAAATGACTTAGCACAAGGAGCTTGTGGTGACAATTATATGTATGACATGAACTTTAACAACAATtcaaataaagaattattgttaaatgtagataagaaaaagaaaaaaaataaatacgatAACATGTTcaatgtaaaaaatgaaaagaaaggtgaagaaataaaagacaTTCCTTACTGCTCCTTCAACAATTTTGAGGAAGGTGCACTTGGAATAGGAGGAGCAGCAGGTGTAGGTGCAGCAGCGATGATAATGAATAATGAAGAAGATCTAAATGAGAGTAATGATTAcaattcatttaataaagagaagttgaaaaaaatggataggaagaaaaaaaagatacttgaaaagaataaaaagaaaaaaaaggaggatagtaataataataataatagtacatTAGATGACAAAAAGTTTAGTGAAGTGTATAATtctatatatgaaaatttaaagaaaaaaaaagaaattaaacaaaacaaTAATGAAGGtaattatacaaataaaaatgattacTACGAAATCAATTACAATTCTTCAGATCAAGTTAATTCTGTATCAAGTGTAGATGATGATTCTCTTTTTAATGAtgatgttttaaaaaaatatattattg ATGagataaaaaagtattacaTAAACCGGTTTTATGAACTGATTTTTGCCATATTACTAATTGTTGACAACATACAAGTGAATATATCAAATTTAATTGATATTGATAATAATGGTATAGATTTTTTATCCAAAAAATATGACCTCAAGATTAATGAGAAGGCAAAAAGGAAATTCCTCACATTACATCAGTTTTTCTTCGATGCATCTTTTATAGTTGTAAACCCattgattatttttattatgtacttgttcagcaatttttttaatgatatatatctTAGAGAcgtttttgtatatttgtcttctttcatttttgctGTCATAACGATTATAACATTAGTTGTATATGCATCAGGTCTAGAACAAGCAGAGAGATCATTAAGGAGGAATAGCACTAATGACCATAACTACCAATCACAAAATACAGTAGATAGTATTGAAGACGGAAATGAAGAAAAGGATTATAACAATGAAAACGATTTTGAAAgatattatgaaaaacaaaataataaaaatgagaaatatgTAACGTATAATAACTatcctaatatatataatgaccAAACGAAAAAATACTTAACTGATAGATCACATGTTGAATATgatcattataataataataatgagttGTCACTTAATGATCAGTATAAAAAGCAGTTTtcagaattatataataatattttacgtATTAAAAATGAGAAGACGTtgctattttatatttgttccTTGTCTTATTTAAATAGTGTAGAGGATATAATGATTCTAATGCTCATTCCGTTAACGTCTATCTATGTGTCAGagtttttttacataaacaaCATATTCCTTCAGGTTGTTGTTGCAGTTATATTGATATCGTTGACAAAGTGCTTTGAAAACATATCTTACTATTCGAACAAAAAGAACATCATAGCGCTCAAGGACATTTTTAT aGGAATCATCCTATCGGGAGCCTccttatt GCTGTCGCTAAACTTGCAGAAATACGTAAAGGAGTCGAAGTCAGACATTTACAATTTCGTCGGACTGTTCATGTCATttgttaatttaatatttgtcATTTTAACCTCCTTCTTTTTGTCAATATTggataattttgttattaactat ATTATACACAATTATGTAAACAGTATATGCAATTGGTGTTTAACTgtgatattatatttttttatg ATAATCTTTTTGTTAgtttttgataattttataagcCGATTTGATACTTTGATAGTgattaattatttacatgtTGGAATGAATgtataa